A stretch of DNA from Cygnus atratus isolate AKBS03 ecotype Queensland, Australia chromosome 6, CAtr_DNAZoo_HiC_assembly, whole genome shotgun sequence:
CAAATTAAGTGCTTTCCATAAGATTTTTAACTCAGCTTAATTAAAAGTACTAACTTACACCTcaaaactgcctttttcttttttgctacaATCCTGAAAAGCATGCCTACTAATGCCACAGCAGGTGGGGGACtgtaatttataaattattttcaggacCATGGCTTAAACTAACAGTAgcaaaaaatacacacatagCAAAGcatccttcctcccaccccatcAGAATGCACATAATTTAAGATATATTGCTGCTGAAGGTAGATACCTGACTCCAGATGATTTTAAAgtacacaatatatatattttttattgtaactGTTTCAAGAAAGCATTACTTCTCTGAAGTCTTAAATAAAAGAGGTAAAGGTGGTGAAGAAATCAAGCTTCACCTTTCATACTGACCTGCTCAAGCGACTTGCCAGCCCACCCAATGGCTTTCATCTTCCGCCTTATCTCCCACTGCTTCTGATAGGCCAAAATGCGGTTAAGAGGCCACGGGTATGGGGAGCCATACCTTGGGTGGGTAatctttgttttagaaacagaaaggtACTTTGTtataacagaagaaatgcagatacCTCTATTTACAAAATAGCTAATATTCACACATTTCTGTCACCAAGGGAGATGTAAAATAGAAAGGGTTTTGCGTGACATGTTGCAACTATTTGTGCAGAATTTATAGTTTGCAGTACTTAAAACTATTACCATAGAAACTTACACAAAACCCACATCTATTTTGCAGTCAACTACCTCCAGTAAAGACACAACTTCCCTAAAATGTATATGCAAGCAAAATTAAAGCGAAAAGACTATATCATTAATGGTACAAACCTCAATGTTTCATTTATGAGTAGGGACTTGCAATTGTGAGcaaaagtgttttctcattaaattttaattatgatAAATGTTGCAGAACCACTCACCTCCTCTACTGTAACATCATCACACCATTGGAGATACAGCTAGgaacagaaagaacatttaCTAAACTTCCCAATAAACAAGAATACAATCATTTCTCACcagtagaatttttttttctatattacaTTAAATTTAATTCCTCCTATTAGACCTCGGAacatagaaaagaaattaaaactggaAGCCACATGCCCAGTTGCTAATCCTTAGTTGGCCAGCACCAGAGCAAAGCTGAAGCTGAAGGCCCACCCACTTTCCTTGCCTGTGCTGCACACAACTCAACACACAGGTTTCCAGCCCTCAGCTACGTGCTTGTGAGCATTTCCAGTGCTGGAACTGCATCATGTTAACTGCCCGCAGATGCAACCCATGGGTAACCCAGCTTCTAGCGAGGCACATGAGCACGTGCACTGTGAAAGGCAACAGTAGGGCTGCCCAGCCAGCCAGGGGATGGGGCAGAATCCCAAGAACTGCTGCCATTTTCCATCTGCAGAAATCAGTCGCTTTTACAGCTACATGGCACACTTCAGGTAGGTGGGGGAATCATACACGTGGCTTGTGTTTACAGGAATATTTCATCAAATAGTCCCATAGGATCCAGAGAATTTATTCCTGCCTCATTTCTCCTCCAAAGTTGATGACCTAATCTAAGACTTAAGTACAGGAAAAAGTCCCGTCCTTTCCAGTACAGGAAAAAGTCCTAAAGCTTTCTTGCCTATAATCACTTATGAAAGTGTGTAGAGTCACTATGGCTTGCTGTACCTCCGCTGTCAAGAGCATATTATTGACTAATTCCATGTAGGCTTTCATCTCAGCTTTTTGGACTTCATCCAACCCATCACTGAGAGAATGGCCCtaatggggaaagaaaaagagagacatgTAAGAAAGGATATTAGAGTATTCAGCAATGCCTGACCCAAGGACCTCTGAAGTCAGTGAGCTTTGGCTCAGATGCTGATCTCTTACATAGCTCAATAACAAATTACAAATGTACTTTTTACATGAAGTGtatttagaatgaaaaagaaatcatcgTAACATGATATAGCTAACCTACAAGAAATATAGGCTATTACCAGTAACAGGTTAACACAGTCTGAGCACACAACCTCCCAGTTAGTATATGTTTGTGTCAAGAAGTAAACAAGTCTACATCTGTGATACAGCTTTATCAAGGTGCCCAGtgaaaagacaaacatttttgaaaatactaaaaaaaaaaaaaaaagcaaatataaacaCTATCTGACACTTCAAAATTTAAACCAGCCGTTTCAGGGTTTAAGAATTCTGAGACACTGAGACAGGGCACATAGAAAAGCATTCTCAGAAACTGATATTGGTATGCAGATGTTCTGCACAGAACTTCCAGAATTTAAGGtaatatcaaagaaaaacatttccacctCAGCGAACTCCCACTTCAGGGTATCCTTGTTTTAAAATGGCACCTGATTTccacactgctttaaaaaatgaagtaacagTCCAGAGGAGCACACCAAATAAGCACAAGTGCTAAGGAGAGCTAACGTACTATTCAGTAATTGATGAAGACAATGTATGATTACCTTAGCTTTTACAAACTGGACTATGGGCCCGAGTTCAGATACTACTTGATTTCCCACGTGAATAAAGGGCACTTTgcctgtaaaatgaaaaatgtattttagtaaGAGCTTTTTATGCATGTAAAAcaacatttcatattttcaaagcaattaaatattaTAGGTACACCTGAAcaccatttttttgttgttgcttttggttttatttttaaatgagaacagGTAAACTTTTTAGATACATAACTCACACAGTTTTAATATGTAATAACAAACATAACTGCCTgatcttcctcctcctgaccCACTTTTACATGCAGGATTTGCAATTGTGTATTTCAAAGTTATTGAATGAGATCTATTGACTTGAATTTTAAtaatgggttttgttttgctggaaagACCGAATTCAACATTTATTTGAAGTACAGCTGGGAAATCCCAGGAAAGCAGACAGAGCCCTTGGCTAGTTTGACGACAACGCGTTCCCACCCTCCCTTCTAACCCACTAGCAGGGAAAGGGCTGCTGAAAGGATGACGGGAGAGGTGGCACTGTGCCCAGAAAAGCAAGCAGGGGGAAGCAAAATGCACACTCAGCAAGGCAGGATCTTGACTCTCCCTCCTCCGGTTCTTCAGATTTCCAGTGACCGGGCCAACTGGCTCCTGATGACTGCCCTGATGACTTCACCCTCTGGTTGTGAGCTAGCATGTTTTTAGGGCACTGTGGTTACGGGGTCAGGAACAGCATTAGACCCACATTTTCCCTGTTGGGGAGTTGGAGGGGGTGGGGAGCTTTTTCATCATCGTGGAAGCAAAACTGTGCTAAAGCTTAATATCAGAAAAGATCAACACTCAGTCTATACAGCTCAGCCCAGAAGGCCCAGCATCAAGCAGTGCTAAAACCAGCCAGTCCGCAAAAGGGATCTGGGCAGTGACTGTGTACTGGTAGAACTTGCGATGGTGTGAAGGAAGGCTCCTGAGCCTGCATGGACCGTGTTCTCTGCGTGGTGACTTTTGTTAAACACAGACCTGAACCATGAGGAAGCAGTGTTACATGCAGCAAGCCACAAAGAATGACAGAAGTTGCCTCATGCCCCTTTTTCACAGCTTTAAGCATGTGAAGTTGAGTGTTCCTGCTTCAATGCACCCTAACCACACTGCTCATTCTGTAGATCTTCATCCAAATGCAACTGACAAACACCAACCTTAAGTAAACACCATGTAAACTGAAGACTAAGTCTTATATGATTACTTACATGACTGAAGTCGACCATAAAGTGGAAACAaatgctggacattttgtatTACTGAGAAGGCCCTCATGACCGAAGACAGCAAACAAGTCTGCCCAGTGCAACGGGGCATAGCACATGCTTTCCTGTCTCTTGCTGTGGGCAAACTCTGCTTTCTATAGAGAGCCCAAAGAGCAAGATCCATCAATACCTGCCTGACTCCAAATACGTTATTAGCAATACATGCATTCCTTTCCACTGAAACACATAAAACCTAGTGTTAGGCCTAGTTCAAACAGAGTTCATGCTCGCAGCATTCAGTCATGGTTTTTATCCTGAAATTCCCTCTCACTGGCTCAGTTGGCCTAAGGGTAATAAATGAAGTACACCACACCAACAAAGGCTCCATCTGCATCCATACACTGCATACTGCGAAAGGAAATGCAGACctttctgagctgcagagtTCAACGATTTCAGCTGGGCTGTACTTTCCACACAAAGACAATCCTTCAGTATTCCACTTTTGACTCCCTCAGAATGGATTTTGTCATTACGACGACGACAAAGTAAATAACCTTCACCCCCAAGCGATGAGATGCAGATCTGTCTACCGCTGCTATGAGACAGAGGGTGGCAGGAAGGGAGCAAATACAAACTTTTTTCAAATTATCcttacagaatgaaaatgtggtaaagaaaggaaattggGAAAATGGCAGGTGCCAGCAAGTGTGGACATGGGTTGTGGATGGCAAAGAAGAGAGGGCATGCAGCTGCCACCAGTCACACTCCTGCACATCTAAGAAGCTCCTCTGTGTAGATGTTCAGCATTCTAAAGCTATCTTTATTTACAAAAGGTAATTATCTTGGTATTTTTCACTGCTGCCaagcagctttcctttcttcttaaTAGTATAACTCCAGCTGCTTTGACTGAAATAtcagtagcagcagcagaactcGTACAGTTGGCAGACATATACTGACAGGCCTTTCCATGTGGCAAGTGTCAGCTAGAGCCAGGCAATTGGCAAACAGTATCTTGTAACACAACAAAAATTGAGATGGAGCGCACTGACTGCCAGACTTCTgagccctgcattcagcagTTCTCTCTGGGTATCAGAGAGAGGTTTAAAACCACCAGGCACCCGTAAGAGTGACAATGCATTCTTCCCCTGTATTTACATACCAGCCACCATCTCCCAGACAAGGTAACAAAAGGTACTCTCTCCAGTTTTGTCTCGTTCCAGGAACAGGAAAATACAATACCGTTCACTGATCAGCAGGAATATTCCCTGGATGCAGATTAAAGGTATTTTTGGAAACGTCTGTCTGTTTCACGTCACAATCCTCAAGCTTTTTAGAGACGGTTGCCACCAGGCACTTGAACTGTCTGCTACACCTTAGAATGGCATTCACAGGCTTCCTTACGTATTGTACCATCGTTACTTTATATTTACctattttaattgtttacaggaaagaaactgcaccagagaagagggggaaggCATCCCAGACACGTAGCATGGACTGACTTATCAGCAAGACAAGGCTCAGTTGCCATGACATCAAACTGGAGGTGTAATGTAGTAAGCTAAATGAAGGCCGCACTTACCAGATGGGGACATGTACTCAGCATTTGCCCTGCAAACCACCCGGACCGGCAGGTTGCACATTTGCAAAAAGGCctgcaaacaaagcatttaaaaagcattgaTATACCAGTGACAGACAAATGTATTCTTCTCGATCCATATGACTATGTTTATATCATAGATATGTGCTAAGAATTTGCTAAATAGTTCCTTGCATACTGcttttaagcaaaaagaaaaacacagttttctaacatttttagaCAATTGTTTATTGTCCTGTCATTGACTGGCATTCTTCTAATGAAGtttcttccccccaccccccaagaGGAGCGAAGAAGCACCATCTGAAAGACACAACTAGTGTTGTGGCTGTACAGAATTAAGTGACACTGCCCATCCTGAAAATCACAGTACTTGCTTCTTGCAGCTAGAGCTGGCTAACCAAACTCATGCTATGTAACACAGCAAACACACATAGCACCTTCCCACATTACAACAGTTGCCAGAAGTTTTGCTTTACGACACTCTAAGAGCACCAGCCTGCTTTGGGGgggaaatatttattatctgtAATTTGTGTGAATCACAGAGAGTACAATTCATCAATTTACTGCTTCTTTCATCTCTAACCTTGGATCCAAAGCATCCTCAGTAGGATACTGATTTTTGTCAGCATCTGCTGTCACTACCAAATCCCTGgtgtgtttctgtttaaaaagcaaagcatcaAGACAAATACTTGCAATTTAGATGTATCATGGCACATAAGGAACCTCTTAAACTGTAGTCTCTCACAACTGGGCTGAAGTCCTATCATTTGTCTTTGCACTTAGAAAGGTCGGAATTGCAGACTTCCAACATTACACCTATTTATCCACCGTGGCTTGAGGTTTAGAAAAGCCTACCCCAAGAACACAACCAACCATGAAGGAAAATGCTGCTCTATCTTGATGGAAGGTGTGGTCTGCACTTGCTGCAAGTGAGAAGATCAAAGCCAAAAAATGTTAAGTGCCTCAGGTCCCAGAGAATGGCAAACAGCACAGCatacttttaaaactgttttagaaACAGCTCTCCCAGCTTGAGTAATGTGTACTCTATTTGCACTTGGATCTCATCTGGGAGACGGAGTAGAAAGCCAAAGCAAATAAAGTAGATAGCACCCAGCAAGAGCCCTGTCACAGATTCCCAGAACGTGACCTAACCATAATTACATTCAGGAAACCAGTGCCCACAGCAGAAGGTATCACTGGCCGCTTTCTGCACGAGCTTCCACCTAGCTCTTCAGGTTACAAGATCTGGCAGTAAACTCTGCTCTCACAGCTTTAGATGCTTAGGCCCTAACCACAGACACCAAAATAACCCAAACCTTAACTGCACTAAGACTGCTCGTCTCCACACTAAGTAAGTATGTAAGGCATTAACTAACACTGACACCAGCACTCTTCCCAGCTTTGTGGCTTCTGTAGTATCCATCAAACaatccccctcctctccctcatgGTCTTTCGGTGCTTCGTTCCCAAACCCTAACCCAAGCACTGACACTAACTGTACCCAGGGaacaaaagctgaaatcttTGGTCCCTTTCAAGGGCTCTTCCAACCAACCAAAGCACCGCACAGTTCATTCCACCTTTTGGCTCGTGCATTTTTAGATGAGCTATGGACATGAACTGCTACAAAGATACTGACTGCAGCTGACAGCAGCCTGCCTCTGAACTCTAGAGGCTCTGCAAAATTCACTTGGATAACTTGGGTTTCTACAGATTTTGATTTCCTCAGCCTAATACTAGCTGAAAGCTCTGCTTGGGAGCCAGTTACTACACAGCCACATGCAGAACTGTGTGTATGTACATCTGCCAAGTACTAAAAGTCTTGCACTACTCAGGAATAAACCGGTCCTTTGACGGCCAAAGCCTCCTCCCTACCAGAACCTCTACAACTGCTTAAGGCAGCAACTATCacccacagaaaacacagggTGCTGCTCACATCTGACAACACCCCCCTCTTTAAGTGTGCACCAGCTGAAGTCCACCACATACCAAGACTCTTGCAGCCTCAGCTTCCCGAACTCCATGCAAACAGCAAGAATACCCAAAAGACTAATTCTTAAACAGGAATTTAGGGCGTTGGTCTCAGTCCTAGACCTCTTCCTTTGCCTCTTGGCTCTGCGGG
This window harbors:
- the MTX2 gene encoding metaxin-2 isoform X2; this translates as MNQLAAAEPWPENAALYQQLKEDQILLSDNASSLAVQAFLQMCNLPVRVVCRANAEYMSPSGKVPFIHVGNQVVSELGPIVQFVKAKGHSLSDGLDEVQKAEMKAYMELVNNMLLTAELYLQWCDDVTVEEITHPRYGSPYPWPLNRILAYQKQWEIRRKMKAIGWAGKSLEQVLEDVDQCCQALSQRLGTQPYFFNKQPTELDALVFGHLFTILTTQLTTDELSEKVKNYGNLTAFCRRIEQQYFEGHDKDNSGTAAARSAKRSLLR
- the MTX2 gene encoding metaxin-2 isoform X3, producing MCNLPVRVVCRANAEYMSPSGKVPFIHVGNQVVSELGPIVQFVKAKGHSLSDGLDEVQKAEMKAYMELVNNMLLTAELYLQWCDDVTVEEITHPRYGSPYPWPLNRILAYQKQWEIRRKMKAIGWAGKSLEQVLEDVDQCCQALSQRLGTQPYFFNKQPTELDALVFGHLFTILTTQLTTDELSEKVKNYGNLTAFCRRIEQQYFEGHDKDNSGTAAARSAKRSLLR